In one Drosophila gunungcola strain Sukarami chromosome 2R unlocalized genomic scaffold, Dgunungcola_SK_2 000004F, whole genome shotgun sequence genomic region, the following are encoded:
- the LOC128254315 gene encoding uncharacterized protein LOC128254315 isoform X2: MATKETMIVFVYDAECLTDEADDPISAVLYFHPSWVSDSQKVALCGQLMGTSYFLKDCFFNPRILALQNGKFVLKEFGRFILAIGTDRNIGDQLLEHRADLLSSLLKFFHRDVQTLYAQYASLSRRNLSEKLYHIFETYLPMLQRNGNTFQNVPRLRMPKTASHIFLEAIQTLQSCQQTKGILGGAILYHNKVVASQLSDMVTKHLVLTDPLHVRTAAEPVSNHQEFHIPNGVQMLVVYLEQMQYRQLVGEAQRAQNLQMSTAQLSQSGVPFQYAKRKIKRDKSLIFTHIPEEREHGPEQQQPSELPPARPKSMRPTHLPLRIKNMQSKELPESGIASINFDETDSYPQFIGRTSVCNTPMTENKVLPVANVMSICANPEDEGKEEDVHNSNGKAQSRRSSLKVDVEKFFQNFISNPNKQLTRRKSSADLQDALRAISKKLNHFTHGFKTDVNRNGSGDGQASSDSPDFIENDEEKITSRTISDPTYPVFNTNGQQISRSLFQQFLDQYRKLWGVASEQAHEDAELAALVAEFQEFNAEIQKLDEHMRQQAAEASAADRNLNVSAAKTPLDKRSMTLPLKSAGESTFGERASGRSGAGGVPLTPLMAKLSVLALSETTPIEIQTPLTSTKVFPRRSSLKCEDAVDALAAMSSTAPAQPPGPIQPDGLQRTELYICGQQNMTLLLLMEEGTCQQQEVVQKMFDICVAKFPHMESQLNQTLNVNVEGDNREGSNYSFMCVDSKWDVLQRNGPWNPLELNIIESMHSIHSSGHHLTDLILRSHDSVYYGHKNGRTEFFYKEPTHQINGIPPPSDPIGNIQMRAKSRLERDHSYMLF; the protein is encoded by the exons GGAGACGATGATCGTGTTTGTCTACGACGCGGAGTGTCTGACAGACGAGGCGGATGATCCCATTTCGGCGGTCCTCTATTTTCATCCCAGTTGGGTGTCCGACTCCCAGAAGGTGGCACTGTGTGGACAACTTATGGGCACCTCGTACTTCCTCAAGGATTGCTTCTTTAATCCACGCATCCTGGCCCTGCAGAATGGCAAGTTTGTGCTGAAGGAGTTCGGTCGTTTCATCTTG GCCATTGGCACTGATCGAAATATTGGAGACCAACTGTTGGAGCATCGCGCCGACTTGCTGAGCTCCCTGCTCAAGTTCTTCCACCGTGATGTGCAGACACTGTATGCTCAGTATGCCTCCCTGAGCCGCCGGAATCTCAGCGAGAAACTGTACCACATCTTCGAGACTTATTTGCCAATGCTGCAGCGCAACGGAAATACATTTCAGAATGTGCCCAGGTTGCGTATGCCAAAG ACCGCCAGTCACATCTTCCTGGAGGCCATACAAACGCTGCAAAGTTGCCAGCAGACTAAGGGAATTCTTGGCGGAGCCATTCTCTACCACAACAA AGTGGTGGCCTCTCAGCTGAGCGATATGGTGACCAAGCACCTGGTGCTCACCGATCCCCTTCATGTTCGAACGGCTGCGGAACCAGTGTCCAACCATCAAGAGTTCCACATTCCCAATGGCGTCCAGATGCTGGTGGTTTACTTGGAGCAGATGCAGTACCGCCAGTTGGTTGGCGAAGCACAGCGCGCCCAGAACCTGCAGATGAGCACGGCTCAGCTCTCGCAGAGTGGAGTGCCATTTCAGTATGCCAAGCGGAAGATAAAGCGGGACAAGTCGCTAATCTTCACCCACATTCCCGAGGAGCGGGAGCATGGgccggagcagcagcagccatcGGAGCTGCCACCAGCCAGACCCAAATCCATGCGACCCACCCACCTGCCCCTGCGCATAAAGAACATGCAGAGCAAGGAGCTCCCAGAGTCGGGGATTGCGTCCATAAACTTTGACGAAACAGACTCGTATCCGCAGTTCATTGGACGCACCAGTGTGTGCAATACTCCCATGACCGAGAACAAGGTGCTGCCGGTGGCCAATGTAATGTCCATTTGCGCCAATCCCGAGGACGAGGGCAAGGAGGAGGATGTCCACAATTCCAATGGCAAGGCGCAGTCGCGTAGGAGCTCCCTCAAAGTGGATGTGGAGAAGTTCTTTCAAAACTTCATCAGCAATCCCAACAAACAGCTGACAAGACGCAAGTCCTCTGCTGATTTGCAGGATGCTCTTCGAGCCATCTCCAAGAAACTGAACCACTTTACGCATGGCTTCAAGACCGATGTGAATCGGAATGGCAGCGGGGATGGCCAAGCCTCCTCCGATTCGCCGGATTTCATCGAGAACGACGAAGAGAAGATCACTTCGCGGACCATCAGCGATCCCACCTATCCGGTTTTCAATACTAATGGCCAGCAGATCTCGCGCAGCCTGTTCCAGCAGTTCCTCGATCAGTATCGCAAGCTGTGGGGCGTGGCCAGCGAGCAGGCGCACGAGGATGCCGAGCTGGCCGCCCTGGTGGCCGAGTTCCAGGAGTTTAACGCCGAGATCCAGAAGCTGGACGAGCACATGCGGCAGCAGGCCGCCGAGGCATCCGCCGCCGATCGGAATCTCAACGTTTCCGCCGCTAAAACACCGCTGGATAAGCGATCTATGACGCTGCCCCTGAAATCAGCAGGAGAATCCACTTTCGGGGAACGTGCATCCGGACGCAGTGGAGCCGGAGGAGTGCCCCTCACACCGCTGATGGCCAAACTGTCTGTACTGGCTCTGAGCGAGACCACGCCCATCGAGATACAAACTCCGCTGACCAGCACAAAGGTGTTTCCACGTCGCAGTTCGCTGAAGTGCGAGGATGCAGTGGATGCCCTGGCTGCCATGTCATCCACTGCTCCTGCTCAACCTCCGGGTCCCATTCAACCGGATGGCCTGCAGCGCACGGAACTCTACATTTGTGGTCAGCAGAATATGACCCTGCTCTTGCTCATGGAGGAGGGCACTTGTCAGCAGCAGGAGGTGGTGCAGAAGATG TTCGACATTTGCGTGGCCAAGTTTCCGCACATGGAATCTCAACTGAATCAGACTCTAAACGTAAATGTGGAGGGCGACAATCGCGAGGGCAGCAACTACAGCTTCATGTGCGTGGACTCCAAGTGGGATGTGCTGCAGCGGAATGGTCCTTGGAATCCCCTCGAGCTTAATATCATAGAGAGCATGCACTCAATACATTCCAGTGGTCATCATCTTACAGATTTGATCTTAAG ATCCCACGACTCCGTTTATTATGGCCACAAGAACGGAAGAACCGAGTTCTTCTACAAGGAGCCCACCCATCAGATCAATGGCATACCACCGCCCTCGGATCCCATTGGGAACATACAGATGCGGGCCAAGTCGCGACTGGAACGAGATCATTCCTACATGCTGTTCTAG
- the LOC128254315 gene encoding uncharacterized protein LOC128254315 isoform X1, translating into MFRVWRKPSHKRWQKLQHKQKPAILTERETMIVFVYDAECLTDEADDPISAVLYFHPSWVSDSQKVALCGQLMGTSYFLKDCFFNPRILALQNGKFVLKEFGRFILAIGTDRNIGDQLLEHRADLLSSLLKFFHRDVQTLYAQYASLSRRNLSEKLYHIFETYLPMLQRNGNTFQNVPRLRMPKTASHIFLEAIQTLQSCQQTKGILGGAILYHNKVVASQLSDMVTKHLVLTDPLHVRTAAEPVSNHQEFHIPNGVQMLVVYLEQMQYRQLVGEAQRAQNLQMSTAQLSQSGVPFQYAKRKIKRDKSLIFTHIPEEREHGPEQQQPSELPPARPKSMRPTHLPLRIKNMQSKELPESGIASINFDETDSYPQFIGRTSVCNTPMTENKVLPVANVMSICANPEDEGKEEDVHNSNGKAQSRRSSLKVDVEKFFQNFISNPNKQLTRRKSSADLQDALRAISKKLNHFTHGFKTDVNRNGSGDGQASSDSPDFIENDEEKITSRTISDPTYPVFNTNGQQISRSLFQQFLDQYRKLWGVASEQAHEDAELAALVAEFQEFNAEIQKLDEHMRQQAAEASAADRNLNVSAAKTPLDKRSMTLPLKSAGESTFGERASGRSGAGGVPLTPLMAKLSVLALSETTPIEIQTPLTSTKVFPRRSSLKCEDAVDALAAMSSTAPAQPPGPIQPDGLQRTELYICGQQNMTLLLLMEEGTCQQQEVVQKMFDICVAKFPHMESQLNQTLNVNVEGDNREGSNYSFMCVDSKWDVLQRNGPWNPLELNIIESMHSIHSSGHHLTDLILRSHDSVYYGHKNGRTEFFYKEPTHQINGIPPPSDPIGNIQMRAKSRLERDHSYMLF; encoded by the exons ATGTTTCGGGTTTGGCGTAAACCTAGCCACAAGCGATGGCAGAAACTACagcataaacaaaaaccagcGATCCTGACCGAAAG GGAGACGATGATCGTGTTTGTCTACGACGCGGAGTGTCTGACAGACGAGGCGGATGATCCCATTTCGGCGGTCCTCTATTTTCATCCCAGTTGGGTGTCCGACTCCCAGAAGGTGGCACTGTGTGGACAACTTATGGGCACCTCGTACTTCCTCAAGGATTGCTTCTTTAATCCACGCATCCTGGCCCTGCAGAATGGCAAGTTTGTGCTGAAGGAGTTCGGTCGTTTCATCTTG GCCATTGGCACTGATCGAAATATTGGAGACCAACTGTTGGAGCATCGCGCCGACTTGCTGAGCTCCCTGCTCAAGTTCTTCCACCGTGATGTGCAGACACTGTATGCTCAGTATGCCTCCCTGAGCCGCCGGAATCTCAGCGAGAAACTGTACCACATCTTCGAGACTTATTTGCCAATGCTGCAGCGCAACGGAAATACATTTCAGAATGTGCCCAGGTTGCGTATGCCAAAG ACCGCCAGTCACATCTTCCTGGAGGCCATACAAACGCTGCAAAGTTGCCAGCAGACTAAGGGAATTCTTGGCGGAGCCATTCTCTACCACAACAA AGTGGTGGCCTCTCAGCTGAGCGATATGGTGACCAAGCACCTGGTGCTCACCGATCCCCTTCATGTTCGAACGGCTGCGGAACCAGTGTCCAACCATCAAGAGTTCCACATTCCCAATGGCGTCCAGATGCTGGTGGTTTACTTGGAGCAGATGCAGTACCGCCAGTTGGTTGGCGAAGCACAGCGCGCCCAGAACCTGCAGATGAGCACGGCTCAGCTCTCGCAGAGTGGAGTGCCATTTCAGTATGCCAAGCGGAAGATAAAGCGGGACAAGTCGCTAATCTTCACCCACATTCCCGAGGAGCGGGAGCATGGgccggagcagcagcagccatcGGAGCTGCCACCAGCCAGACCCAAATCCATGCGACCCACCCACCTGCCCCTGCGCATAAAGAACATGCAGAGCAAGGAGCTCCCAGAGTCGGGGATTGCGTCCATAAACTTTGACGAAACAGACTCGTATCCGCAGTTCATTGGACGCACCAGTGTGTGCAATACTCCCATGACCGAGAACAAGGTGCTGCCGGTGGCCAATGTAATGTCCATTTGCGCCAATCCCGAGGACGAGGGCAAGGAGGAGGATGTCCACAATTCCAATGGCAAGGCGCAGTCGCGTAGGAGCTCCCTCAAAGTGGATGTGGAGAAGTTCTTTCAAAACTTCATCAGCAATCCCAACAAACAGCTGACAAGACGCAAGTCCTCTGCTGATTTGCAGGATGCTCTTCGAGCCATCTCCAAGAAACTGAACCACTTTACGCATGGCTTCAAGACCGATGTGAATCGGAATGGCAGCGGGGATGGCCAAGCCTCCTCCGATTCGCCGGATTTCATCGAGAACGACGAAGAGAAGATCACTTCGCGGACCATCAGCGATCCCACCTATCCGGTTTTCAATACTAATGGCCAGCAGATCTCGCGCAGCCTGTTCCAGCAGTTCCTCGATCAGTATCGCAAGCTGTGGGGCGTGGCCAGCGAGCAGGCGCACGAGGATGCCGAGCTGGCCGCCCTGGTGGCCGAGTTCCAGGAGTTTAACGCCGAGATCCAGAAGCTGGACGAGCACATGCGGCAGCAGGCCGCCGAGGCATCCGCCGCCGATCGGAATCTCAACGTTTCCGCCGCTAAAACACCGCTGGATAAGCGATCTATGACGCTGCCCCTGAAATCAGCAGGAGAATCCACTTTCGGGGAACGTGCATCCGGACGCAGTGGAGCCGGAGGAGTGCCCCTCACACCGCTGATGGCCAAACTGTCTGTACTGGCTCTGAGCGAGACCACGCCCATCGAGATACAAACTCCGCTGACCAGCACAAAGGTGTTTCCACGTCGCAGTTCGCTGAAGTGCGAGGATGCAGTGGATGCCCTGGCTGCCATGTCATCCACTGCTCCTGCTCAACCTCCGGGTCCCATTCAACCGGATGGCCTGCAGCGCACGGAACTCTACATTTGTGGTCAGCAGAATATGACCCTGCTCTTGCTCATGGAGGAGGGCACTTGTCAGCAGCAGGAGGTGGTGCAGAAGATG TTCGACATTTGCGTGGCCAAGTTTCCGCACATGGAATCTCAACTGAATCAGACTCTAAACGTAAATGTGGAGGGCGACAATCGCGAGGGCAGCAACTACAGCTTCATGTGCGTGGACTCCAAGTGGGATGTGCTGCAGCGGAATGGTCCTTGGAATCCCCTCGAGCTTAATATCATAGAGAGCATGCACTCAATACATTCCAGTGGTCATCATCTTACAGATTTGATCTTAAG ATCCCACGACTCCGTTTATTATGGCCACAAGAACGGAAGAACCGAGTTCTTCTACAAGGAGCCCACCCATCAGATCAATGGCATACCACCGCCCTCGGATCCCATTGGGAACATACAGATGCGGGCCAAGTCGCGACTGGAACGAGATCATTCCTACATGCTGTTCTAG
- the LOC128254321 gene encoding uncharacterized protein LOC128254321 codes for MFTKLLGSVLLILFLNEVTLAPTASVTSLVPSINDNGVIVLPYDNKYYLRIDIEGTGREETVEEIGPDQLQVKGTFGQPFPGSKYLLVTYEAGPNGYVAKYSLSELQNQVQHLPPAALKTAAG; via the exons AAGTTATTAGGCTCT GTGCTTTTGATTCTTTTTCTGAATGAGGTGACTTTGGCACCCACAGCTTCAGTCACATCACTTGTGCCGTCTATTAACGACAATGGCGTTATTGTACTGCCGtatgataataaatattaccTGAG GATCGATATTGAGGGAACGGGAAGGGAGGAGACCGTTGAGGAGATTGGCCCGGATCAGCTCCAAGTTAAGGGCACCTTTGGACAGCCCTTTCCAGGATCCAAGTACCTTTTGGTGACCTACGAGGCCGGGCCAAATGGCTATGTGGCCAAGTACAGCCTATCCGAATTACAGAACCAGGTTCAACACCTACCACCCGCTGCATTGAAAACTGCCGCCggataa